The DNA segment CAATCCTCCACAGCTTTTGCCCCAACCTTCACGAATCATCCACTGGATGAAAGAAAAGGTGGTTGGGCCTTGAGAACTGCTCTTTGTGTTTATGAGCCAAGAAAGCTTCTCATCATGGAGATCCCACCCAGAGGTCCTCTGTCTGGCGTTCCTCCACCCACTTCTTGCCCATGGGCATATCCGGCAACATGGCCATGACCACGGTCACCTTGACAAAGGTGACTGTGCCCGGACCCAGATGGCCTCCATATACCACGACCTTGTCATCCCTCACCGTAGAGGCGCAAAAATGGGCGTGCAGTAGGGTGCTTCCATCTTCCTTGGGGACCACATAGCCGCTCAAAGAGGTGATCTCCAGGGGGCCCTCCACCTCGTAATAGAGCCTTTCTTTGGGGGTGATGGGATAGGTCTCGGGGAAGAGCTTAAGATTTCTAAACACCGCTTTTCTTAGCGCCCCTATGCCCATCAGAATCAAGGCCTTTTGAATCCCCTCCCTTCTCACAAGGGATTCCATGCTTTCCAGGAGATCTACCCCCATAGGTATCCGGGCCATCACCAAAGGTCCAAGACTTCCACGTCCGACACCTTCCAACAAAAGAGAGCTTTGCATCTTTTCCTCCTGACTGGCATTGCATATGGTATCCAGCCTCTTTTTACCCCAACAGAGTCCTTCTGCAAAGGCCAGGCCCTCAAGGCAGGAAGCTCTTGGCCAACAATCCAAGCAAACAAATGCCAAAGACATTGAACAGTGGAGTAACTGGGTTAGAGTAAGAATAGATGGTTTGGAGAAGAGATCCACTTCCTGGATAGTCAAGGAGAAGCATAGAACATGGCACATGCAATGGCTCTGGCAGTTACAGCGGCTGTGGTGCTTGTAATTTGTTGTATAACGGCCTTTTCTTCCGAGAGGCATGGGCAGAGCTCTCCAGCGCGGGCCACCTTTGCCGGAGGGTGCTTCTGGTGTATGGAGCCTGCTTTCGACAAGGTGAAAGGTGTGATAATGACAACTGTGGGCTATACGGGCGGGCACAAGGACAATCCCACGTACGAGGAAGTTTCCTCGGGCTCAACAGGCCATGCCGAGGCTGTGGAGATTCTCTATGATCCCGCTCAGGTCACATATGAACAGCTCCTGGAGGTTTTCTGGCAGAACATAGATCCCACAGTCAAGGACAGACAGTTCTGTGATGTTGGTCCCCAGTATCGCACAGCAATTTTCTATCATGATCATGAACAAAAAAGGCTGGCAGAAGCATCCTTGGAGAGGCTGAGGCAGTCGGGCAGGTTTGAGAGGATCTTCACTGAGATTCTGCCGGCCTCCACTTTCTGGCCTGCGGAGGATTACCACCAGGATTATTATCTTAAAAATCCCCTCAGGTATAGATTATACAGATTGGGCTGTGGCCGTGATGAGAGAATCAAAGATCTCTGGCATGGATCAGGGAAGTAGGTTCCCCTGCAGCTGATCATTGTCTGCTGGGAATCAATGTTTGGAGGGTCTTACCCAGCTCCTCCAAGGTGAAGGGTTTTCGGATTGCTCC comes from the bacterium genome and includes:
- the msrA gene encoding peptide-methionine (S)-S-oxide reductase MsrA, with amino-acid sequence MAHAMALAVTAAVVLVICCITAFSSERHGQSSPARATFAGGCFWCMEPAFDKVKGVIMTTVGYTGGHKDNPTYEEVSSGSTGHAEAVEILYDPAQVTYEQLLEVFWQNIDPTVKDRQFCDVGPQYRTAIFYHDHEQKRLAEASLERLRQSGRFERIFTEILPASTFWPAEDYHQDYYLKNPLRYRLYRLGCGRDERIKDLWHGSGK
- a CDS encoding PPC domain-containing DNA-binding protein — its product is MQSSLLLEGVGRGSLGPLVMARIPMGVDLLESMESLVRREGIQKALILMGIGALRKAVFRNLKLFPETYPITPKERLYYEVEGPLEITSLSGYVVPKEDGSTLLHAHFCASTVRDDKVVVYGGHLGPGTVTFVKVTVVMAMLPDMPMGKKWVEERQTEDLWVGSP